In a genomic window of Methanoregula sp. UBA64:
- a CDS encoding RtcB family protein, producing MIDGVIRLAGDEWEIPKGFVPGMRVPGRFFLSDSLAALLEPGAVQQLANVATMPGIVRSAYGMPDIHWGYGFPIGGVAAFTLDEGVISPGGVGFDINCGVRLFTTPLAKADIKKPRELVESLYKAVPTGVGAKSTQKISPADLTAMMEKGARFAVEAGFGVERDLDRCEDRGCMKQADIRAVSPKARARGIPQGGTLGSGNHFLEVQEVSEIYDEAAAQAFGLVKGQVCCMIHCGSRGLGHQVCTDHLKDLETATKKYQIALPDRQLACAPLQSPEGKAYFGAMAASANYAWANRQLIMDAARRQFMRMFSLAYEDMPLVYDVTHNVAKIEEYAVDGHRVPLCVHRKGATRSFGPGAPDLPPDLTGIGQPVIIPGSMGTSSYVLKGTTAAMERTFGSTCHGSGRVMSRSQAKKKQTGKEVADHLLEQGIIVRAPNEAAIADEAPEVYKPSSEVVEVVARAGISALVARLTPIGVIKG from the coding sequence ATGATCGACGGTGTAATTCGGCTCGCAGGCGATGAATGGGAGATCCCGAAAGGGTTTGTACCCGGGATGCGGGTGCCAGGTCGGTTCTTCCTTTCCGATTCGCTTGCGGCACTCCTTGAACCGGGAGCCGTCCAGCAGCTGGCCAATGTCGCCACCATGCCCGGCATCGTGCGGTCCGCGTACGGGATGCCGGATATCCACTGGGGCTATGGTTTTCCCATCGGAGGGGTAGCCGCGTTCACGCTCGACGAGGGGGTAATCTCCCCGGGCGGCGTGGGGTTTGATATCAACTGCGGTGTGCGGCTTTTTACGACACCCCTCGCAAAAGCCGATATCAAAAAGCCCCGGGAGCTGGTCGAGTCACTGTACAAGGCCGTGCCGACCGGGGTCGGGGCAAAGAGCACACAGAAGATCTCGCCAGCCGACCTGACAGCGATGATGGAGAAGGGCGCCCGGTTTGCCGTTGAAGCCGGTTTTGGGGTGGAACGAGATCTTGACCGGTGCGAGGATCGGGGCTGCATGAAGCAGGCAGATATCCGTGCGGTCTCGCCCAAGGCCCGGGCCCGCGGCATTCCGCAGGGAGGTACGCTCGGGTCGGGCAACCACTTCCTCGAAGTGCAGGAGGTCAGCGAGATCTACGACGAAGCGGCGGCACAGGCCTTTGGTCTGGTAAAAGGCCAGGTCTGCTGCATGATTCACTGCGGATCGCGGGGCCTCGGCCACCAGGTCTGCACGGACCATCTCAAGGATCTTGAGACTGCGACAAAGAAGTACCAGATCGCGCTTCCCGACCGGCAGCTTGCCTGCGCACCGCTCCAGTCGCCTGAAGGGAAAGCATACTTCGGTGCCATGGCAGCCTCGGCCAACTATGCGTGGGCGAACCGGCAGCTGATCATGGATGCAGCCCGCCGGCAGTTCATGCGCATGTTCTCCCTTGCCTATGAGGACATGCCGCTTGTCTACGATGTAACGCATAATGTGGCAAAGATCGAGGAGTATGCCGTGGACGGGCACCGGGTCCCGCTCTGCGTTCACCGGAAAGGGGCGACGAGGTCGTTTGGGCCCGGTGCGCCGGACCTCCCTCCCGATCTTACAGGGATCGGCCAGCCGGTGATCATCCCGGGCAGCATGGGCACCTCCTCCTATGTCCTCAAAGGGACGACGGCGGCAATGGAGCGCACCTTCGGGAGTACCTGCCACGGCTCGGGGCGGGTCATGAGCCGGTCGCAGGCAAAAAAGAAGCAGACCGGCAAAGAGGTTGCCGATCACCTGCTCGAACAGGGGATCATTGTCCGGGCGCCAAACGAGGCGGCAATTGCCGACGAGGCCCCGGAGGTATACAAGCCCAGCAGCGAGGTCGTGGAGGTTGTGGCCCGCGCCGGCATTTCCGCACTCGTGGCCCGGCTCACTCCCATTGGAGTGATCAAGGGATGA
- a CDS encoding protein translocase subunit SecF, with translation MGLFSYNIEKYSPKQLVIIPLVLLAIALVVLAYVTVTVGMPVKPGIDFSGGTAITVITPDSSDQLRAVFADYPLVSISEGVNNGKFLTFSAMDDTKYQGLTKLVSEKYPDARIDQIGEAFGKTLQDQALLAMILAFIGMAIVVFISFRTFVPSVAVVLSAFADMVMTAAMMNVVGIPLTLGTTAALLMLIGYSVDSDILLTTRVLKRQGKLNEKLSGAFHTGIIMTSTTLAAVVVLLIVSWIGQVQVVEEISAVLLIGLIFDIMNTWLTNVGILKWYVTKGGGK, from the coding sequence ATGGGATTATTCAGTTATAACATCGAGAAATATTCACCAAAACAACTGGTGATAATCCCGTTGGTGCTGCTTGCCATTGCGCTTGTGGTGCTTGCGTATGTTACGGTAACGGTCGGCATGCCGGTCAAGCCGGGAATCGACTTTTCCGGTGGTACTGCCATCACCGTGATCACTCCTGATTCTTCCGACCAGCTCCGGGCAGTCTTTGCCGATTACCCGCTCGTGAGCATCAGCGAAGGCGTAAACAACGGGAAATTCCTGACCTTCTCCGCCATGGACGATACGAAATACCAGGGCCTGACAAAACTGGTTTCCGAGAAATACCCGGATGCACGCATCGACCAGATCGGCGAAGCGTTCGGTAAGACACTCCAGGACCAGGCACTCCTTGCCATGATCCTTGCTTTTATCGGCATGGCAATCGTGGTCTTCATCTCCTTTAGGACCTTTGTTCCCTCCGTTGCAGTCGTCCTCTCGGCATTTGCCGACATGGTAATGACCGCGGCGATGATGAACGTTGTAGGTATCCCCTTAACGCTCGGGACAACCGCAGCGCTCCTCATGCTCATCGGGTATTCTGTGGACAGTGATATCTTACTCACGACACGGGTCTTGAAACGGCAGGGAAAACTCAACGAAAAACTCTCAGGGGCTTTCCATACCGGTATCATCATGACCTCTACAACGCTTGCAGCTGTTGTCGTCCTCCTCATCGTTTCATGGATCGGGCAGGTGCAGGTTGTTGAAGAGATCTCGGCCGTGCTCCTCATCGGGCTTATCTTCGATATCATGAACACATGGCTCACAAACGTCGGCATACTGAAATGGTATGTCACAAAGGGAGGCGGGAAATGA
- the npdG gene encoding NADPH-dependent F420 reductase, with translation MKIGIVGGTGDIGEGMTMRLSPIFDVVVGSREQEKAEATCTMTRETLQNRGQACSLAGATNQDAVDKGDIVILAIPFKHVVPTLSGLHGFEDKIVISPVNPMEKMDHFVFVPPAEGSAALMIKKLLPKEARLCCAFNTIAANRWKAIDEELSYSVPVCGDDDDAKHRVMDLVNKISHLQAFNAGPLSVSTMIEPLTPLVLNIARYNKMHDVGIQFR, from the coding sequence GTGAAGATCGGTATCGTCGGCGGCACCGGGGATATCGGCGAGGGCATGACCATGCGCCTCTCCCCCATCTTTGACGTAGTGGTAGGTTCCCGCGAACAGGAGAAGGCAGAGGCCACCTGCACGATGACCCGGGAGACCTTACAGAACCGGGGACAGGCGTGCTCGCTTGCCGGCGCCACCAACCAGGATGCCGTGGACAAGGGCGACATCGTGATCCTCGCGATCCCCTTCAAACACGTTGTCCCGACCCTTTCCGGTCTCCACGGCTTTGAAGACAAGATCGTGATAAGCCCGGTCAACCCGATGGAAAAGATGGACCATTTCGTCTTTGTCCCGCCGGCCGAGGGCTCTGCGGCGCTCATGATAAAAAAGCTCCTCCCCAAAGAGGCGCGGCTCTGCTGTGCGTTCAACACGATCGCGGCAAACCGCTGGAAAGCGATTGACGAGGAACTCTCCTACTCGGTGCCGGTCTGCGGCGATGACGACGATGCAAAGCACCGGGTAATGGATCTCGTCAACAAAATCTCGCACCTCCAGGCGTTTAACGCCGGGCCGCTCTCGGTCTCGACCATGATCGAACCGCTCACCCCGCTGGTGCTCAATATCGCCCGGTACAACAAGATGCACGATGTCGGGATCCAGTTCCGCTGA
- a CDS encoding endonuclease III domain-containing protein — protein sequence MSGSSSAEDKRKAERILSVLEEKYGGISWWPGDTGEVMIGAILTQQTRWENVKKALALLKDKNLCSIAALHTAAPADVEQAIRCTGFYRMKARRLFGLANYVMESCGGIGRMEGMPTDELRAGLLSVNGVGEETADSILCYGFLRPSFVIDAYTVRIAACAGIKTPRPGLKSLFESVLPPDTSAYSQAHARIVEYAKERCTTKRCEGCRILALNG from the coding sequence ATGTCGGGATCCAGTTCCGCTGAAGATAAACGTAAGGCGGAACGGATCCTTTCCGTTCTCGAAGAGAAGTACGGCGGGATCTCCTGGTGGCCGGGAGATACCGGCGAGGTGATGATCGGCGCCATCCTCACCCAGCAGACACGTTGGGAGAATGTGAAAAAAGCGCTCGCTCTTTTAAAAGACAAAAACCTCTGCTCGATTGCCGCGCTCCATACGGCTGCACCCGCGGATGTCGAGCAGGCGATCCGGTGCACCGGGTTTTACCGGATGAAAGCGCGCCGGCTTTTCGGCCTTGCAAACTACGTGATGGAAAGCTGCGGGGGGATCGGGCGTATGGAGGGGATGCCGACAGACGAACTCCGCGCCGGCCTCCTCTCGGTAAACGGTGTTGGCGAGGAGACCGCGGACAGTATCCTCTGCTATGGCTTTTTGCGCCCGAGTTTTGTGATCGATGCCTATACAGTGAGGATAGCTGCGTGTGCCGGGATCAAAACGCCGCGCCCGGGCCTGAAAAGCCTCTTCGAGAGCGTGCTTCCCCCGGATACTTCCGCATACAGCCAGGCCCATGCCCGTATTGTTGAATACGCAAAAGAGCGATGTACAACAAAGAGGTGCGAAGGATGCAGGATCCTGGCTTTGAACGGATAG
- a CDS encoding preprotein translocase subunit SecD codes for MKHDKVKALATDWRVLTLAILLILSVVAIYPHFDDNGNLTTNLQYGLDLQQGAWLQLEFQSEVVGYSTTQPVDTFVTNLSKSLDADVEVVDANHLEIRKYYTQAQLEPYFAASGGKIVSYQQGVSKDTAADVKTILENKINSMGTKDAKVNVLTGVNGVARYVRVEMAGVDMNEAQQIVGKQGKFEIRIQTAGNQTEHVLYGDSITSVQTPNKDTRGDWGVSFTLSPAGAETFRQAAIKYGATTDPNNHQLAMILDNKTVYSAPLSTDLASSLQSTATHSMTASTGTGTYGMQQATDLEIHLRAGALPVDVKIAGSGSTSASLGAHYMTMCMIAFILALITVGFVIYYRYREPRIVLPMVLINASEIVILLGFISAIKFQMDLPTIAGLIAVVGTGIDQLVVITDEILHEGIVPSPNVYLKRLGRALTIIMIAAATVIIAMLPLALMDLSTLKGFAIITIMGVIVGVVVTRPAYGKIIMDILSE; via the coding sequence ATGAAGCATGACAAGGTCAAGGCACTCGCCACGGACTGGCGGGTTCTCACGCTTGCGATCCTCCTTATCCTGTCGGTCGTGGCAATCTATCCCCACTTCGACGATAACGGGAACCTGACCACCAACCTCCAGTACGGCCTCGACCTCCAGCAGGGGGCCTGGCTCCAGCTCGAATTCCAGTCGGAAGTCGTGGGCTACTCTACCACACAGCCGGTCGACACGTTTGTAACAAACCTCTCCAAAAGCCTCGATGCCGATGTGGAAGTAGTCGATGCAAACCATCTTGAAATCCGTAAATATTACACCCAGGCCCAGCTCGAACCGTATTTCGCGGCGAGCGGCGGGAAGATCGTCTCGTACCAACAGGGAGTCTCCAAGGATACTGCTGCCGATGTAAAGACCATCTTAGAGAACAAGATCAACTCGATGGGCACCAAGGACGCGAAAGTGAACGTCCTTACCGGTGTTAACGGCGTTGCCCGGTACGTCCGGGTGGAGATGGCCGGCGTCGACATGAACGAAGCCCAGCAGATTGTGGGCAAACAGGGTAAGTTCGAGATCCGGATCCAGACGGCGGGCAACCAGACCGAGCACGTGCTCTATGGCGACTCCATCACGAGCGTCCAGACCCCGAACAAGGATACCCGGGGCGACTGGGGCGTCAGTTTCACGCTGAGCCCGGCAGGAGCAGAAACATTCCGGCAGGCCGCCATCAAGTACGGCGCAACAACCGACCCGAACAACCACCAGCTGGCGATGATCCTCGATAACAAGACGGTGTACTCCGCGCCGCTCTCCACGGATCTCGCCTCGTCGCTCCAGAGTACAGCGACCCACTCGATGACTGCCTCGACCGGCACCGGCACCTACGGCATGCAGCAGGCAACCGACCTCGAGATCCACCTCCGGGCAGGAGCGCTCCCGGTTGACGTGAAGATCGCAGGTTCCGGTTCGACCTCGGCATCGCTCGGGGCCCACTACATGACCATGTGCATGATCGCGTTCATCCTCGCGCTCATCACGGTCGGATTTGTGATCTACTACCGGTACCGCGAGCCGCGGATCGTCCTCCCGATGGTGCTCATCAATGCCTCGGAGATCGTGATCCTTCTCGGGTTCATCAGCGCGATCAAGTTCCAGATGGACCTGCCAACGATAGCGGGACTGATAGCCGTCGTAGGTACGGGTATCGATCAGCTGGTCGTCATCACCGATGAAATCCTGCACGAGGGCATTGTGCCGTCCCCCAACGTCTACTTAAAGAGGCTCGGGCGGGCGCTCACGATCATCATGATCGCAGCAGCAACGGTCATCATCGCAATGCTCCCGCTTGCCCTCATGGATCTCTCGACCCTCAAGGGCTTTGCGATCATCACCATCATGGGTGTGATCGTAGGTGTCGTGGTGACCCGGCCGGCCTACGGCAAGATCATCATGGACATCCTCTCCGAGTAA
- a CDS encoding DUF2551 domain-containing protein, giving the protein MRSQFEIERMIEGRLMAYLNRDKTGLRREVLRLFLRIRQVTITAIMEGLKNQFSVSFHAIASMVGIIASRIGILRVSRSVGGITTYELKEKYSSMVVRLVGA; this is encoded by the coding sequence ATGAGATCTCAGTTCGAGATCGAACGGATGATTGAGGGAAGGCTCATGGCCTACCTCAACCGGGATAAGACCGGTCTCCGCCGCGAGGTACTCAGGCTTTTCCTGCGTATCCGGCAGGTGACGATCACCGCTATCATGGAGGGACTCAAAAACCAGTTCTCGGTCTCGTTCCATGCAATCGCGTCGATGGTCGGTATTATCGCGTCCCGCATCGGCATCCTCCGGGTAAGCCGCAGTGTGGGGGGCATCACCACGTACGAGCTAAAAGAGAAATACTCGTCGATGGTGGTCCGGCTGGTCGGGGCGTAA
- the trxA gene encoding thioredoxin has translation MTKPVLYDFFATWCGPCQMQTPIIEALAAKLGDAVEIKKVDVDENMALAEKYGIQVVPTLIIEKDGRVVQRMEGVTDAATLEKLLQPLVG, from the coding sequence ATGACAAAACCGGTTCTGTACGACTTCTTTGCCACGTGGTGCGGCCCCTGCCAGATGCAGACGCCGATCATCGAAGCCCTGGCAGCCAAACTGGGCGATGCTGTTGAGATTAAAAAGGTTGATGTAGACGAGAACATGGCCCTTGCGGAGAAGTACGGGATCCAGGTTGTCCCGACGCTCATTATCGAAAAAGACGGCAGGGTTGTCCAGAGGATGGAAGGCGTTACCGACGCGGCAACGCTCGAAAAACTGCTCCAGCCGCTGGTGGGATAA
- a CDS encoding archease produces the protein MSFKEIPHTADVKIQALAPTPGALFGEACAALMQVMYGDDRRGGTKRECNLTGEDQESLLCDFLSEVLYLSEVDGLVFSCADVKLDGLNLYAVLDGEPFDPARHNKGTGVKGISYSGLKISHDAKGYMLEIVFDV, from the coding sequence ATGAGTTTTAAAGAGATCCCCCATACCGCAGATGTCAAGATCCAGGCCCTGGCACCTACCCCCGGTGCCCTTTTTGGGGAGGCCTGTGCGGCGCTGATGCAGGTAATGTACGGCGACGACCGGCGCGGCGGGACAAAGCGGGAGTGCAATCTTACCGGGGAGGATCAGGAATCGCTCCTCTGCGATTTCCTGTCAGAAGTCCTCTACCTGTCCGAAGTCGACGGGCTGGTCTTTTCCTGTGCCGATGTAAAGCTCGACGGCCTGAACCTTTACGCAGTGCTTGACGGGGAGCCCTTCGACCCTGCCCGGCACAACAAGGGGACCGGGGTAAAGGGCATCTCCTACTCCGGCCTAAAAATCAGCCACGATGCCAAGGGATATATGCTGGAGATCGTATTTGATGTATAA
- a CDS encoding DUF2111 domain-containing protein, with amino-acid sequence MHRYTFCETAEAGDLEPVVLAIHEIVHRLPVTAKSLYKPGIRIEDGRVVDRNYTGPVLEQAIASDSIVKTTPENGVYKGVPVTVAPIHDHDGHVIGAIGVVDVTGIFDLATLMEHQSAILKQVCGKDPCPLPGESVDSKR; translated from the coding sequence ATGCACCGCTACACGTTCTGTGAAACGGCCGAAGCGGGCGATCTCGAACCGGTGGTTCTTGCCATCCATGAGATCGTTCACCGTCTTCCGGTCACGGCAAAGTCTCTCTATAAACCCGGCATACGGATCGAGGACGGGCGTGTCGTCGACCGGAACTACACCGGCCCGGTGCTCGAACAGGCTATTGCCTCTGACAGTATCGTAAAGACAACTCCTGAGAACGGCGTCTATAAGGGTGTGCCGGTCACGGTTGCTCCCATCCATGACCATGACGGGCATGTGATCGGCGCAATCGGTGTTGTGGATGTCACGGGGATATTCGATCTCGCCACCCTGATGGAACACCAGTCTGCCATCCTCAAACAGGTCTGTGGCAAGGACCCCTGCCCGCTGCCCGGGGAATCCGTGGATTCGAAGAGGTGA
- a CDS encoding biotin--[acetyl-CoA-carboxylase] ligase — protein sequence MRRGENTPDSAFKVLEVLERTEGPVSGETISNELGITRSAVWKHINELRMMGYDISSSQKEGYRLTRMSNKLLPYEVHRKLHTKCIGKKMRYLENTPSTIWAGKQLCAEGDVGKMHGMVIIAEEQTGGIGRMGRAWVSPSGGIWITIVLKPTIPVDRIFMITMAGSVAVARAIRKEFGIGALIKWPNDIFIGNKKVAGLLLELSAEADTVHYCLLGMGIDANVAISQFSPALQDTITSISAELGHEVDRASFLARILKEFENHYHLVESGEYDTIIREWKSLSCTLEHRVDIRTLKNSFSGEAVDIDEFGALIIRKDNGKLERVIAGDCIHR from the coding sequence ATTCGAAGAGGTGAAAACACGCCGGACTCAGCATTCAAGGTTCTTGAAGTCCTCGAAAGGACGGAAGGGCCGGTCTCGGGAGAGACGATCAGCAACGAACTGGGGATAACCCGGTCTGCGGTCTGGAAGCATATCAACGAACTCCGCATGATGGGATACGATATCTCGTCGTCGCAGAAGGAGGGATACCGGCTTACCCGGATGAGCAACAAGCTCCTTCCCTACGAGGTCCACCGCAAGCTCCATACAAAATGTATCGGCAAGAAGATGCGGTACCTGGAGAATACGCCCTCCACCATCTGGGCAGGAAAACAACTCTGTGCCGAGGGAGACGTTGGGAAGATGCACGGCATGGTGATCATTGCCGAAGAGCAGACCGGTGGCATCGGGCGGATGGGACGTGCCTGGGTTTCCCCGAGCGGGGGGATCTGGATCACGATCGTCCTAAAACCCACCATCCCGGTCGACCGGATTTTCATGATCACGATGGCGGGTTCGGTAGCGGTGGCCCGGGCGATACGAAAAGAGTTCGGGATCGGCGCGCTCATCAAGTGGCCAAACGACATCTTCATCGGGAACAAGAAGGTCGCAGGGCTCCTGCTCGAACTCTCTGCGGAGGCTGACACCGTCCACTACTGCCTGCTCGGCATGGGGATCGATGCGAATGTTGCGATCAGCCAGTTCTCCCCGGCGCTGCAGGACACTATCACTTCGATCTCCGCCGAGCTCGGCCACGAGGTGGACCGGGCCTCGTTCCTCGCCCGGATCTTAAAAGAGTTCGAGAACCACTACCACCTTGTCGAGAGCGGCGAGTACGATACCATCATTCGGGAATGGAAGAGTCTCTCCTGCACGCTCGAACACCGGGTAGATATACGGACCCTTAAAAACAGCTTCTCCGGTGAAGCAGTCGATATTGATGAATTCGGCGCGCTTATCAT